In a genomic window of Alteromonas gilva:
- a CDS encoding DUF3313 family protein produces the protein MKLFTIILSLSVLSACSVTEDQAVKFTAVPDSNLQQLQNTRFDRFVVNPQTDFSQYDEVIFFPTQFDKLTVDESANNDLTNSWNDSTWDEMDKICQHFDDFAQLTFEQKSGLKPTNRGGDNVLAIEFRLMNFMPYQRRYKDANRDTVVSRGHRNGLGSITFQAVVANSKTGELLAVIEDGMELNPGNMLVIKGDPNLQVDSASPVAQNIAWRKTFRRIADRLHNDLMRLKQS, from the coding sequence ATGAAACTATTCACAATCATACTCAGCCTGTCTGTGTTAAGTGCGTGTTCTGTGACTGAAGATCAAGCTGTTAAGTTTACTGCCGTACCTGATTCCAACCTGCAACAATTACAAAATACCCGATTCGACCGCTTTGTGGTAAACCCCCAAACTGACTTCAGCCAGTATGACGAGGTCATATTTTTCCCAACACAGTTTGATAAATTAACCGTTGATGAAAGTGCCAACAACGACCTGACTAACAGTTGGAATGATTCCACCTGGGACGAAATGGATAAAATTTGTCAGCATTTTGATGATTTTGCGCAGCTCACCTTCGAACAAAAAAGTGGCCTTAAACCGACTAATCGAGGCGGTGATAATGTGTTGGCAATTGAGTTCAGATTGATGAACTTTATGCCTTATCAACGTCGCTACAAAGATGCTAATCGCGATACGGTAGTATCCAGAGGGCATCGGAACGGATTGGGGTCTATTACCTTTCAGGCCGTCGTGGCCAACTCAAAAACCGGTGAGTTACTGGCCGTCATTGAAGACGGCATGGAACTTAATCCGGGCAATATGCTGGTGATTAAAGGCGATCCCAATTTACAGGTAGACAGTGCCTCTCCCGTCGCGCAAAACATCGCCTGGCGTAAAACCTTCCGACGCATCGCCGACAGATTGCACAACGACTTAATGCGGTTAAAACAAAGCTGA
- a CDS encoding serine hydrolase domain-containing protein: MSTSALYPLLILLSVGSIHTVTAKENAPPAALNKHFEKAVTSDTVPGINVAVADKNGLVWAKGYGYADLENQVAMTPQHKMRIGSVAKVITAAALMRMVEQGTVELDKPITDYLPDWPAKHPAITLRQLTSHTAGIRHYKAGANEFLLNQPFDTMQSSLALFQQDDLSFAPGSAFAYSTFGWTVVSAVMESATMAAADDQRRFGQIIQQEVFSPLSMHDSALDDQYAIIAHRQRPYSVYEGKLYNSPQTDHSYKWAGGGMIASPADVSRFAVAHLNGEYLSTESVKMLFSKATLNDGQAVEYGVGWNIGFNNYRHRDAYRQNPEIQHMMAAMPNAVMHSGGSMGGITMLILCTDHQRAVTVVKNVDGDESADVFLLALTTLSAYHQQH; this comes from the coding sequence GTGTCGACATCAGCTCTGTACCCGTTATTGATATTACTTAGTGTTGGTAGCATTCATACTGTGACGGCGAAAGAAAATGCGCCGCCTGCTGCGCTCAACAAGCATTTTGAGAAGGCCGTAACCAGCGATACCGTGCCGGGTATCAACGTGGCTGTCGCCGATAAAAACGGCCTGGTTTGGGCCAAAGGGTATGGCTATGCCGATCTCGAAAACCAGGTAGCGATGACCCCGCAGCATAAAATGCGCATTGGCAGTGTCGCCAAGGTCATAACGGCTGCCGCGCTGATGCGTATGGTAGAACAAGGCACCGTGGAACTCGATAAACCCATTACCGATTACCTGCCCGATTGGCCGGCGAAGCACCCCGCAATCACCTTACGACAACTGACCTCACATACCGCAGGCATACGTCACTATAAAGCAGGCGCTAATGAGTTTTTGCTCAACCAACCTTTTGACACCATGCAAAGCAGTTTGGCGCTATTTCAACAAGACGATTTAAGCTTTGCGCCGGGCAGTGCTTTTGCCTACTCAACCTTTGGCTGGACAGTAGTAAGCGCCGTCATGGAAAGCGCGACAATGGCAGCCGCGGATGATCAGCGCCGTTTTGGCCAGATTATTCAGCAGGAAGTATTTTCACCCCTTTCGATGCACGACAGTGCGTTAGATGACCAATATGCGATCATTGCACATCGTCAGAGACCCTACAGCGTGTATGAGGGTAAGTTATATAACTCCCCTCAAACCGACCACAGCTATAAGTGGGCGGGCGGGGGCATGATCGCATCACCTGCCGACGTATCCCGCTTTGCGGTGGCGCACCTTAACGGCGAATACCTGAGCACGGAATCGGTTAAAATGCTGTTTAGCAAAGCCACATTAAATGACGGCCAGGCGGTAGAGTATGGGGTTGGCTGGAATATCGGCTTTAACAATTACCGGCACCGCGACGCCTATCGACAGAACCCTGAGATCCAACACATGATGGCCGCTATGCCTAACGCCGTCATGCACTCCGGAGGCAGCATGGGCGGCATCACTATGCTGATTTTATGTACCGATCACCAACGGGCCGTAACCGTTGTTAAGAATGTTGATGGCGATGAAAGTGCCGATGTATTTTTATTAGCGCTTACAACGCTGAGTGCATACCACCAGCAGCACTAA
- a CDS encoding M15 family metallopeptidase, whose protein sequence is MTDVFRIAREQRHRQIHEYKAMINKTTTAIGLILLTASELTLASTTPHQFVDVKSVIRDVNTEIRYYSDDNFVGTRIDGYEAAKCLLHRAAANDLKQASEELAGQGYRLKIFDCYRPEQAVAHFMRWAQDISDQSTKSDYYPNIEKADLVPDYIAARSGHSRGYTIDLTLEQVQADGSYKEVDMGSPFDMFDTLSNTDDSRITETQKRHRYQLKSIMHKHHFSAYSMEWWHFTHESDPKTNYWDFPVK, encoded by the coding sequence TTGACTGACGTTTTTCGAATCGCCCGCGAGCAAAGGCACCGGCAAATCCACGAGTATAAAGCAATGATCAATAAAACCACCACAGCCATAGGTTTAATCTTACTGACTGCCTCTGAGCTGACTCTGGCTAGCACAACACCGCATCAGTTTGTGGATGTAAAAAGCGTTATTCGCGATGTAAACACCGAGATCCGCTATTATTCCGACGATAACTTTGTGGGCACGCGGATCGACGGCTACGAGGCAGCAAAATGCCTGCTTCACCGCGCTGCTGCAAACGACCTGAAACAAGCCAGCGAGGAACTCGCTGGCCAGGGTTACCGCTTAAAAATATTTGACTGCTACCGGCCGGAACAAGCCGTGGCCCATTTTATGCGCTGGGCGCAGGACATAAGCGACCAATCCACCAAATCTGACTACTACCCTAACATCGAGAAGGCCGATTTAGTGCCCGATTATATTGCTGCACGCTCGGGGCACAGCCGCGGTTACACTATCGATCTGACGCTTGAGCAAGTACAGGCAGACGGCAGCTATAAAGAAGTGGATATGGGCTCACCGTTTGACATGTTCGACACGCTTTCAAATACCGATGATTCGAGAATAACCGAAACGCAAAAACGTCATCGTTACCAGTTAAAAAGCATCATGCATAAACATCACTTCAGCGCTTACAGTATGGAATGGTGGCACTTTACCCATGAATCAGATCCTAAAACCAATTACTGGGATTTTCCGGTAAAGTAA
- a CDS encoding dimethylarginine dimethylaminohydrolase family protein: MFQNAIVRTPCQAMVNGLTEADLGKPDFELALAQHADYIDALKACGLKVTVLEALEDYPDSCFVEDVALLTPTVAVLTHPGAISRRGEVDYISAAVRKHYKQVETITAPGHVEAGDIMMVNKHFYIGLSARTNQAGAAQMIEHLQTHGYTGSTVTMSELLHLKTGISYLENNHMLTFGEMQSHSDFARFNQIAVPAEEAYAANSVWINDTVLVPKGFPVTADNIARLGYEVREVAMSEFQKIDGGLSCLSLRF; encoded by the coding sequence ATGTTTCAAAACGCAATAGTAAGAACGCCCTGCCAGGCAATGGTGAATGGTTTAACCGAAGCCGACCTGGGCAAACCCGACTTTGAGCTTGCCTTAGCGCAGCATGCTGACTATATCGACGCCCTTAAAGCCTGTGGCCTCAAGGTTACCGTACTGGAAGCACTGGAAGACTATCCCGACTCCTGCTTTGTAGAAGACGTGGCGCTACTGACGCCAACAGTCGCCGTGCTCACCCATCCGGGGGCCATAAGCCGTCGTGGCGAGGTGGATTATATTAGTGCGGCGGTGCGCAAACATTATAAGCAAGTTGAAACCATTACGGCGCCGGGACACGTTGAAGCCGGCGACATCATGATGGTGAACAAGCATTTTTATATTGGCCTGTCGGCCAGAACCAATCAGGCCGGCGCGGCGCAAATGATAGAGCACCTGCAAACTCACGGTTACACGGGTTCAACGGTGACCATGTCGGAACTGCTGCATCTAAAAACCGGCATCAGCTACTTAGAAAACAATCACATGCTGACCTTTGGTGAAATGCAAAGTCACAGCGATTTTGCCCGGTTTAACCAGATTGCCGTGCCTGCCGAGGAGGCCTACGCGGCCAACAGCGTGTGGATAAACGACACGGTGCTGGTCCCAAAAGGGTTTCCGGTGACGGCAGACAATATTGCCAGACTGGGTTATGAGGTAAGGGAAGTCGCGATGTCTGAGTTTCAAAAAATTGATGGTGGATTAAGCTGTCTTTCTTTGCGCTTCTGA
- a CDS encoding APC family permease, translating to MSKSIGIWKSWALVTGMMVGSGILSLPAVLAPYGSFSFVGWLVTGAAAMCLAMCYYYLSARNPGLGGPYFYVREAFGALPAAIVGWGYWMSLVAGAAAISLSFAGYFLSVLPLFTDTAVHATLLAVICVVIFTLINLIGVKTAGTVQLVMTLIKIIPLLVVGVLGIYAGDLAAIPAYEPGDVTVVESIAAMSLLIMWAFIGVECATIPAEDIENPKKNIPRASLLGTASALAVYVIAMAGVMSIVPFGQLAASASPFNDAAKLLIGNSGAILISAGALFAIGGTLNVTIMVMGSFMVAGARDKVFPAYFSVENSAGTPARALLASSAVVVFLLAFNANNTLLKGFEYLLIISTFTVLITYLGSGLACIKLELNDVKQGKRCNYTRLVIAALASVFSLLATIGAGVLYT from the coding sequence ATGTCTAAGTCAATAGGTATATGGAAATCCTGGGCGCTGGTGACGGGCATGATGGTGGGTTCGGGCATCCTTTCATTGCCTGCCGTACTGGCACCCTATGGCAGTTTTAGTTTTGTGGGGTGGCTGGTTACCGGTGCGGCGGCTATGTGTTTAGCTATGTGTTATTATTATTTGTCGGCCAGAAACCCCGGCTTGGGCGGTCCCTACTTTTATGTTCGCGAAGCATTTGGCGCGCTTCCGGCAGCCATTGTTGGCTGGGGCTACTGGATGTCGCTAGTGGCCGGCGCAGCCGCCATATCACTCTCTTTTGCCGGTTACTTCCTGTCAGTTTTACCTCTCTTCACCGACACTGCCGTGCACGCCACTCTGTTAGCCGTTATCTGCGTGGTGATATTTACGCTCATCAATTTAATCGGCGTCAAAACGGCCGGCACCGTGCAATTAGTCATGACACTGATAAAAATCATTCCACTGTTAGTTGTGGGTGTGCTGGGCATTTATGCCGGCGACCTGGCGGCAATTCCGGCCTATGAACCCGGCGACGTCACCGTAGTAGAAAGTATCGCCGCCATGAGCCTGCTGATTATGTGGGCGTTCATTGGCGTAGAATGCGCAACGATACCAGCCGAAGATATTGAAAACCCCAAAAAGAACATTCCTCGCGCCTCCTTACTGGGCACCGCCAGCGCCCTCGCCGTATACGTTATTGCCATGGCAGGGGTTATGTCGATTGTGCCTTTCGGCCAATTGGCCGCCTCAGCTTCACCCTTTAACGATGCGGCGAAACTGTTAATCGGCAATTCAGGGGCCATACTGATTAGCGCTGGCGCGCTATTTGCTATTGGCGGCACCTTAAACGTGACGATAATGGTGATGGGCAGTTTTATGGTGGCTGGCGCCCGCGATAAGGTATTTCCTGCCTATTTTAGTGTGGAAAACAGCGCCGGCACGCCGGCAAGAGCACTGCTGGCATCAAGCGCAGTGGTAGTATTTTTACTCGCCTTTAATGCCAACAACACCCTGCTGAAAGGCTTTGAATACCTGTTGATCATTTCCACGTTTACTGTGCTTATTACCTACCTGGGCTCTGGCCTGGCCTGCATTAAGCTGGAGTTGAACGACGTAAAACAAGGCAAGCGCTGTAACTACACCAGGTTAGTGATTGCGGCGCTAGCCAGTGTATTTTCTTTGCTGGCGACCATTGGCGCCGGCGTCTTGTATACCTGA
- a CDS encoding cytochrome C: MRIVSLAMLLLVIMGCQPAANSAKGFSLPEGDASAGKAAFMQYGCVDCHVVEGITSKPADSYALLRPVRLGGPDAGIRTYGQLVTSVINPSHKLAPRYPVSMITDSEGSKMPNINDSLTVTDLINLVAFLQPKYDVEPYPKSKYRTYELRVPEKDTAQKN, from the coding sequence ATGCGTATCGTAAGTCTCGCAATGCTTTTGCTGGTGATAATGGGGTGTCAGCCAGCGGCAAACTCTGCCAAAGGTTTTAGTCTGCCAGAAGGGGATGCCAGTGCAGGAAAGGCTGCTTTTATGCAGTATGGGTGTGTGGATTGCCATGTCGTGGAGGGCATTACATCAAAACCTGCCGACAGCTACGCGTTGTTGCGTCCGGTCAGGCTGGGCGGTCCTGATGCCGGGATTCGTACCTATGGCCAGCTGGTGACCAGTGTTATCAACCCTTCGCATAAACTGGCTCCGCGTTATCCTGTTAGCATGATTACCGACTCCGAAGGCTCTAAAATGCCAAATATCAATGACTCGTTAACCGTCACTGATTTGATTAATCTGGTGGCTTTTTTGCAGCCTAAGTATGATGTGGAGCCTTACCCTAAATCCAAATACAGAACCTACGAGCTGCGTGTCCCCGAAAAAGACACGGCGCAAAAAAACTAA
- a CDS encoding 3-keto-disaccharide hydrolase — translation MKALSISVSAMLVLCWFNCNVAIAADNTLTDKEKSAGWELLFDGESLAQWRNYQKQTVSPLWRVKDGVLTLTGKGGGDLITRKQYDEFELKLDWKIAQGGNSGVFVLADEAGQYVYSHAPEIQLIDNERHADAKTDSRRAGSLYDLVAAPSAAFKPAETWNSLRIRLQDNVLSVWQNEVMTVHIVLHSSTWDKLVAASKFADWQGFAQQSSGYIGLQDHGDLVSFKNIKIKELP, via the coding sequence ATGAAAGCGCTCTCAATATCCGTATCCGCCATGCTGGTGCTGTGCTGGTTTAACTGCAATGTAGCCATCGCCGCAGACAATACCCTCACCGACAAAGAGAAGTCGGCAGGCTGGGAATTACTCTTTGATGGTGAGTCGCTTGCCCAGTGGCGCAATTACCAAAAGCAAACCGTGAGCCCGTTATGGCGTGTAAAAGACGGCGTGTTAACGCTAACGGGGAAAGGTGGTGGCGATTTGATCACCCGCAAGCAGTATGATGAGTTTGAACTCAAACTGGACTGGAAAATAGCTCAGGGCGGTAACAGTGGTGTGTTTGTGCTGGCCGACGAAGCCGGGCAATACGTCTATTCCCACGCGCCCGAAATTCAGCTTATCGATAATGAAAGGCATGCCGACGCAAAAACAGACTCGCGTCGCGCCGGTTCGTTGTACGATTTAGTGGCAGCACCTTCGGCGGCTTTCAAACCGGCAGAAACGTGGAACAGTTTACGCATCCGCTTGCAGGATAACGTGCTGTCGGTATGGCAAAACGAGGTGATGACCGTTCATATTGTGCTGCATTCCTCGACCTGGGATAAGCTGGTGGCGGCCAGTAAGTTTGCCGACTGGCAAGGCTTTGCGCAGCAATCGTCTGGTTATATTGGCTTGCAGGATCACGGCGACCTTGTGTCATTCAAAAATATAAAAATAAAGGAGTTACCCTGA
- a CDS encoding GMC family oxidoreductase codes for MTAPKHEVLIVGSGAGGAMAAYELTKAGIKVLLLEAGRDYDPKTETPMFKRNADAPLMATSTADKNFGYYDATVDGGWSVPDEPYTTDDESEFLWWRARMLGGRTNHWGRYSLRFSEHDFKGKSRDGLGADWPFEYDDIAPWYDKTETLVGVCGTNTGLDDMPDSPEGVLQPPPVPRVPELLIAAAAKKHGIAAVPMHRAVLTRPKDDRAACFYATPCGHGCSIGAAFQTTTSLLPMAQKTGNLEVITDAMVKQVNTDDAGKVTGVTYIDKKTAKAVSVSAGVVILAASACESARIMLNSSSAQHPNGLANSSGQVGRNLMDSTGAGLGATIPALKNRPRYNEDGHTANHLFIPWWGHAAQAAGELDFPRGYHLEIGSGFKEPGASVSGDFKGYGSDLKKEAIANYGASVYFALRGEMLPNEHCYMDIDPTVTDKWGIPVARFHWQWSEHELNQVAHGLMTAKTLLETMGADVGELPPPEQAIAKGGQIIHEVGTTRMGESKEDSVTNQWGQTWDCPNLFVMDGGVFASNPHKNCTLTILTLAMRNANWLAGQLQQGAL; via the coding sequence ATGACTGCACCAAAGCATGAGGTTCTGATCGTTGGCTCAGGCGCGGGCGGTGCCATGGCGGCCTATGAACTGACCAAAGCCGGCATTAAAGTACTGTTGCTCGAAGCAGGCCGTGATTACGACCCAAAAACAGAAACCCCCATGTTTAAACGCAATGCTGATGCGCCGCTGATGGCCACCAGTACGGCAGATAAAAACTTTGGTTATTACGATGCCACCGTAGATGGCGGCTGGTCGGTACCCGATGAGCCTTACACCACCGACGACGAGTCAGAGTTTTTATGGTGGCGGGCGCGTATGTTGGGCGGCCGAACTAATCACTGGGGGCGCTACTCACTGCGCTTTAGTGAGCATGATTTTAAAGGCAAGTCACGGGATGGGCTGGGCGCCGACTGGCCTTTTGAGTATGACGATATTGCGCCCTGGTACGATAAAACTGAAACGCTGGTTGGCGTATGCGGTACTAACACCGGGCTTGATGATATGCCCGATTCTCCAGAGGGCGTGTTACAGCCGCCACCGGTGCCTCGCGTGCCTGAGTTACTGATTGCGGCAGCCGCCAAAAAGCATGGCATTGCAGCCGTACCTATGCACCGCGCAGTATTAACCCGCCCTAAAGATGACCGCGCGGCATGCTTTTATGCCACCCCTTGTGGTCATGGCTGCTCCATCGGTGCGGCGTTTCAAACTACCACCTCGCTGCTGCCGATGGCACAGAAAACCGGTAACCTTGAAGTGATTACCGATGCCATGGTTAAACAGGTGAATACCGATGACGCTGGCAAAGTTACCGGCGTCACCTATATTGATAAAAAAACGGCCAAAGCCGTGTCGGTGAGTGCGGGTGTGGTTATTTTAGCCGCCAGTGCCTGCGAATCAGCCCGTATTATGCTGAACTCATCGTCGGCGCAGCACCCCAACGGGCTGGCGAATTCCAGTGGCCAGGTAGGGCGCAATCTGATGGACTCAACCGGCGCTGGTCTTGGTGCGACGATCCCCGCGCTTAAAAACCGTCCGCGTTATAACGAAGATGGCCATACCGCTAATCATTTGTTTATTCCCTGGTGGGGCCATGCTGCCCAGGCAGCCGGAGAACTCGACTTTCCCCGAGGCTACCACCTGGAAATCGGCAGTGGTTTCAAAGAGCCTGGTGCTAGCGTGTCGGGTGACTTTAAAGGCTACGGCAGCGATCTCAAAAAAGAGGCCATCGCTAACTATGGTGCGTCGGTATACTTTGCGCTACGCGGTGAAATGCTGCCCAATGAACATTGTTATATGGATATTGATCCCACAGTAACCGACAAATGGGGCATACCGGTTGCCCGTTTTCACTGGCAGTGGTCTGAACATGAGCTCAATCAGGTCGCGCACGGATTAATGACCGCTAAAACGTTGCTGGAAACCATGGGCGCTGACGTCGGTGAGCTACCGCCGCCTGAGCAAGCTATCGCTAAAGGCGGGCAAATTATTCACGAAGTGGGCACCACGCGAATGGGCGAGTCAAAAGAAGATTCGGTGACCAACCAGTGGGGGCAAACCTGGGATTGTCCTAATTTATTTGTCATGGACGGTGGTGTATTTGCGTCGAACCCGCACAAAAACTGCACACTGACTATTTTGACTCTGGCCATGCGCAATGCCAACTGGCTGGCTGGTCAACTTCAACAGGGAGCGTTGTAA
- a CDS encoding gluconate 2-dehydrogenase subunit 3 family protein, with translation MKTPLPSTEQISLSRRQSLKLFAMMVASATLPGCIGQSDKPVSKTAAVGHWPTLTIEPVSLPGYGQDPNLIIPPSSAWPKTLTTNQLALVSRISDVLLPAEGTQPGALGIGAPSVVDEWVSAPYSGQQRDRDSILRLLIWLDEEAQIKHQQAFLAVTEAQQKAILDTIAFGEDSAEAGYELPARAFNRLRELVLAAYFCSVPGSREIGYMGNVAISGDYPGPTEEAKAHLDDVLAQLGLSEYAYTEVG, from the coding sequence ATGAAAACACCATTACCGTCCACTGAACAGATTTCCCTGTCTCGTCGTCAGTCATTAAAGTTATTTGCGATGATGGTCGCCAGCGCCACTCTGCCTGGCTGTATTGGCCAATCAGATAAGCCGGTGAGTAAGACTGCTGCCGTCGGTCACTGGCCAACGCTCACCATTGAGCCTGTTTCGCTGCCCGGTTACGGTCAGGATCCAAATTTAATTATTCCACCGTCATCGGCCTGGCCCAAAACCTTAACCACCAATCAGCTGGCGTTGGTGTCACGGATCAGTGATGTGTTATTACCAGCAGAAGGTACGCAACCGGGCGCACTGGGTATCGGCGCGCCGAGTGTGGTTGATGAGTGGGTGAGCGCGCCTTATAGCGGTCAACAGCGTGACCGTGACAGTATTTTACGGCTCCTTATATGGCTCGATGAAGAAGCGCAAATAAAGCACCAACAGGCGTTTTTAGCGGTGACTGAGGCGCAACAAAAAGCGATCTTAGATACCATCGCCTTTGGTGAGGATAGTGCCGAAGCAGGTTATGAGTTGCCGGCCAGAGCCTTTAACCGTTTGCGGGAGCTGGTTTTAGCCGCGTATTTTTGTTCGGTACCGGGTAGTCGCGAAATTGGCTATATGGGGAATGTGGCTATATCCGGTGATTACCCGGGTCCTACCGAAGAGGCTAAGGCTCATCTGGATGACGTACTGGCGCAGCTGGGCTTAAGTGAATACGCCTACACCGAAGTGGGTTAG
- a CDS encoding DNA ligase, translating to MHWQLLLALLVLWQPQAGATPHNIATGPVQLATRYDHDVNPAHYLISEKLDGIRARWTGRHLLTRNGNPIHAPAWFTDSWPDVAMDGELWTKRGDFERIASIVLSDTPDKRWQQVSMMLFDLPNSKAPFVRRVAAIKAIVEHANNPHLQMIPQFTLNSPQALEARLDAITAAGGEGLMLHHRQALYKDGRSNSLLKAKRFEDAEAKVIAYLPGKGKFSDMMGSLLVQTPDGREFKLGSGFSLRQRQRPPAIGSWITFKYYGLTQKGIPRFASFLHVRPAKDTP from the coding sequence ATGCACTGGCAACTATTACTGGCGCTACTGGTATTGTGGCAACCGCAGGCAGGGGCTACACCACACAATATCGCAACAGGGCCGGTTCAACTGGCCACACGTTATGACCACGACGTTAACCCTGCCCATTATCTGATCAGTGAAAAACTCGATGGTATACGAGCGCGCTGGACAGGCCGGCATCTGCTAACCCGCAACGGCAACCCCATTCACGCACCGGCCTGGTTTACAGATAGCTGGCCAGATGTGGCCATGGATGGAGAGTTGTGGACCAAACGGGGTGACTTTGAACGGATAGCATCAATTGTGCTCAGCGATACACCAGATAAACGCTGGCAGCAGGTATCTATGATGCTGTTCGACCTGCCCAACAGCAAAGCGCCTTTTGTGCGCCGTGTTGCCGCCATCAAGGCCATTGTTGAACACGCCAATAACCCCCACTTGCAGATGATCCCGCAATTTACCCTTAACTCACCACAGGCGCTGGAAGCCAGACTGGATGCCATTACCGCGGCAGGGGGCGAGGGGTTGATGCTGCATCATCGTCAGGCATTGTATAAAGACGGCCGCAGTAACAGTTTGCTTAAAGCTAAGCGGTTTGAAGATGCCGAAGCCAAAGTAATTGCTTACTTACCCGGGAAAGGCAAGTTCTCAGATATGATGGGGTCGTTATTGGTGCAAACCCCGGATGGCAGAGAATTTAAACTGGGCAGTGGGTTTAGCTTAAGGCAGCGTCAGCGCCCCCCGGCTATCGGCAGTTGGATAACCTTTAAATATTATGGCTTAACCCAAAAGGGCATCCCCCGTTTTGCCAGCTTTTTGCATGTTCGCCCGGCTAAGGACACACCTTAG
- a CDS encoding tetratricopeptide repeat protein: MCHQRLIILLCCALLICLPVFANADINMQLAEVTKRMAGDLDEAEELIEEVMASYPDNAAAHFLCGQIMGQQASNAIFSAMSYAGKSLDCFKKAVELAPENTDYRLGLMIYYLSAPGIAGGDTDLAWEHASAIEDLDALAGIRAKLRFYRQTENEQGYSELLHGAQRAYADHAEFHYLLGLHLQQQEQFAPALEAFNQAVAANIDEEQHFHLSALYQIGRNAVFSEQFTEQGTAALQRFIDIGPDKPNLPTVPWAHFRLAQLYKHSNNLEALTHHLALAKTSADDTLQKSIKAAFD, from the coding sequence GTGTGTCATCAACGATTAATCATCTTACTGTGTTGTGCGTTGCTTATCTGTTTGCCGGTATTTGCTAACGCCGATATCAACATGCAACTGGCAGAGGTAACAAAGCGGATGGCTGGCGACCTCGACGAAGCTGAGGAGTTAATCGAAGAGGTGATGGCCAGTTATCCGGACAACGCCGCAGCGCATTTTTTGTGTGGCCAGATCATGGGCCAACAAGCCAGCAACGCCATATTCTCAGCCATGAGCTATGCCGGTAAGTCTCTGGACTGCTTTAAAAAAGCCGTTGAACTGGCCCCCGAAAATACCGATTACCGGCTTGGCCTGATGATCTATTATTTGAGTGCTCCCGGTATTGCCGGCGGTGATACTGATTTGGCCTGGGAGCACGCCAGTGCTATTGAGGATCTCGACGCGCTGGCCGGAATTCGCGCCAAGCTGCGCTTTTATCGTCAAACTGAAAATGAGCAGGGATATTCTGAATTGTTGCACGGTGCACAGCGCGCCTACGCTGACCATGCCGAGTTTCACTATTTACTGGGATTACATTTACAGCAGCAAGAGCAGTTTGCCCCGGCGCTGGAGGCGTTTAACCAGGCCGTTGCGGCGAACATAGACGAAGAACAACACTTCCACTTAAGCGCACTGTACCAAATCGGTCGCAATGCTGTTTTCAGTGAACAATTTACTGAACAAGGCACCGCGGCGCTGCAGCGTTTTATAGACATTGGGCCCGACAAACCCAACCTTCCCACCGTGCCCTGGGCGCATTTTCGCTTAGCGCAGCTGTATAAACACAGTAACAATCTTGAAGCGCTCACGCACCACCTGGCCCTTGCCAAAACCAGTGCCGACGACACCCTGCAAAAAAGCATTAAAGCGGCTTTTGACTAG